Proteins encoded by one window of Cloeon dipterum chromosome 2, ieCloDipt1.1, whole genome shotgun sequence:
- the LOC135937389 gene encoding RCC1 and BTB domain-containing protein 1-like: MISGNIGRIRDVAAHYTRHTSAAVTEADEVFAWGKFNGQRNSSPTKTSFTSLDEVFAKIRNGTVTFQPLRTNLDDEPIEEKNTENESHEWEWLKKHFDDAESADVVFVVEGKKIHAHKTILLMRCAVFKIMFQGNWKESNEREQIIEPHSYDAFFAFLKYFYTNEVDLQPDLALELFALAHFYQMTDLQKECLKIIKRGVTMENAASIYDKAILLAAEELKDFVFKFCMEHLTAVMNSDGFKLLSGDVVKDFVLHAVQEGAFKK, encoded by the exons ATGATATCTGGAAATATTGGCAG GATAAGAGACGTGGCTGCCCATTACACTCGCCATACGAGTGCTGCAGTCACAGAAGCAGATGAAGTATTCGCTTGGGGTAAATTCAATG gcCAAAGAAACTCAAGTCCGACAAAAACCTCATTCACATCACTGGATGAAGTTTTTGCGAAAATTCGAAATGGCACCGTTACATTCCAACCATTACGTACAAACCTTGATGATGAGCCAATAGAGGAAAAGAACACTGAAAACGAAAGTCACGAATGGGAATGGCTCAAGAAACATTTTGATGACGCC GAATCTGCTGACGTTGTTTTCGTGGTCGAGGGAAAGAAAATCCACGCgcacaaaacaattttgttaatgCGATGCGCCGTCTTTAAGATAATGTTCCAGGGCAATTGGAAAGAGAGCAACGAAag AGAGCAAATCATCGAGCCTCACAGCTACGATGCGTTTTTCGCCTTTTTGAAATACTTCTACACCAACGAGGTTGATTTGCAACCAGATTTGGCTCTGG AGCTATTCGCCTTGGCCCACTTCTATCAAATGACTGATCTGCAAAAGGAGTgcctgaaaattatcaaaagagGCGTGACCATGGAAAACGCTGCATCGATTTACGATAAAGCAATTCTGCTTGCTGCCGAG GAACTCAAGGATTTCGTTTTCAAGTTCTGCATGGAGCATTTGACTGCTGTAATGAACAGTGATGGCTTCAAGCTCTTGAGTGGTGATGTCGTGAAAGATTTCGTCCTTCATGCTGTTCAAGAAGGagcgtttaaaaaatga
- the LOC135937390 gene encoding protein yellow-like has translation MNSFAFVIVLLHLSLTTAVNFTLVFEWPDGMDYEWPSEASRTNALNERTFKPENIQPRYMAVYGTRIFLSLYRYGIPANLVSLPTSSASSATPKLTPVPSWDMHGKRDDCNKIQAARGLEVDSFGRLWVLDNGFSKCNAKLWTIDLVNNDHTELIHHFPFQYDIHDLVLDETPNETLAYISWRGVIVFSLERNQSWMVDTPGIKVYSIALSPKEEPRQLYLSNLESNELYSISVAALRNGTRTANLQLIGRWTGRPYRMLMDNHGTIYTAFWLIHYVFSYNTSQPFQEQRFHDVCYVII, from the exons ATGAATTCTTTCGCATTTGTTATCGTTTTGCTCCACCTTTCATTGACCACCGCCGTCAACTTCACTCTGGTCTTCGAGTGGCCCGATGGAatggactacgagtggcctTCTGAGGCAAGCAGGACAAACGCCTTGAATGAAAGAACCTTCAAACCAGAGAATATTCAACCTCGTTACATGGCTGTCTACGGAACAAGAATCTTCCTCAGTTTGTATAGATATGGCATTCCGGCGAAtctggtgtctttgccgacgagcagcgcgtcctCCGCGACCCCGAAGCTCACTCCAGTTCCTTCGTGGGACATGCAT GGAAAGAGAGACGACTGCAACAAAATCCAGGCTGCAAGGGGGTTGGAAGTGGACTCGTTTggaaggctgtgggtgctTGATAATGGATTCTCCAAATGCAACGCAAAACTATGGACCATCGACTTGGTCAACAACGATCACACCGAACtaattcatcattttccttttcaatatGACATTCACGACTTGGTGCTAGATGAAACGCCCAACGAAACCTTGGCCTACATCTCGTGGAGGGGAGTGATCGTTTTTAGTTTGGAAAGGAACCAATCTTGGATGGTGGACACACCAGGAATAAAGGTCTATTCCATTGCCCTCTCCCCTAAGGAGGAACCGAGACAGCTCTACCTCAGCAATTTAGAATCCAATGAGTTGTATTCTATTTCCGTTGCCGCACTTCGCAACGGAACTCGAACTGCAAATCTACAACTAATCGGAAGATGGACTGGAAGACCATATagaatgctgatggacaaccacGGGACCATTTACACTGCATTTTGGTTGATACACTacgtattctcatataacactTCCCAGCCATTCCAGGAGCAGCGTTTTCATGACGTATGTTATgtcatcatttaa